One part of the Glycine soja cultivar W05 chromosome 11, ASM419377v2, whole genome shotgun sequence genome encodes these proteins:
- the LOC114375423 gene encoding transcription factor MYB92-like, which translates to MMRTPISSDESGLKKGPWSPEEDKILVDFIEKHGHGSWRALPRLAGLNRCGKSCRLRWTNYLRPDIKRGKFSDEEEQLIINLHSVLGNKWAAIASHLPGRTDNEIKNLWNTHLKKKLMQMGLDPVTHRPRTHHLNLLSNLQQILALIRLQSDANKLQLLQNIFEASNSDPLPDSSYSLLNDVLGGLNNLHSNDLHNLYDGNSLSVQNFDQNLNGGRNAEPSPSSNSLPNLVSASPDRSPVVKEAQNILVNSKDFSTSAFELTWGDFMDEEETNQTYWKGFMDQHSNQTWSTFP; encoded by the exons ATGATGAGAACACCAATAAGCAGTGATGAAAGTGGTTTGAAGAAGGGGCCATGGAGCCCAGAAGAGGACAAAATATTAGTGGATTTCATTGAGAAACATGGTCATGGAAGTTGGAGAGCCCTTCCAAGGCTTGCAGGCTTAAACAGGTGTGGAAAGAGTTGCAGACTGAGGTGGACTAATTACCTCAGGCCTGACATCAAACGCGGAAAATTCTCTGATGAAGAAGAGCAACTAATCATCAATTTACATTCAGTTCTCGGGAATAA GTGGGCGGCTATAGCATCTCATCTGCCAGGGAGGACTGATaatgaaataaagaatttgTGGAACACGCATTTAAAGAAGAAGCTAATGCAAATGGGGTTAGACCCAGTGACTCACCGTCCAAGAACTCATCACCTAAACCTTCTTAGCAACCTACAACAGATATTGGCTCTAATTAGGTTACAGTCAGATGCTAATAAACTCCAATTATTGCAAAACATATTTGAAGCCTCAAACTCAGACCCACTGCCAGATTCTTCTTATTCTTTGCTAAATGATGTTTTGGGGGGGTTGAATAATCTTCACTCCAATGATCTCCATAACCTTTATGATGGTAATTCACTTTCTGTCCAAAACTTTGATCAGAACTTGAATGGTGGCAGAAACGCTGAGCCTTCACCGTCATCAAACTCGCTTCCAAATCTGGTTTCAGCCTCACCTGATCGTTCCCCAGTTGTTAAGGAAGCACAAAACATATTGGTAAACTCGAAGGACTTTTCCACCTCCGCTTTTGAGTTAACGTGGGGAGATTTCATggatgaagaagaaacaaaCCAGACTTATTGGAAAGGTTTTATGGA CCAACATTCTAACCAGACATGGTCGACTTTCCCATGA